A stretch of DNA from Scomber japonicus isolate fScoJap1 chromosome 19, fScoJap1.pri, whole genome shotgun sequence:
ACACCTGACAAATGATTttcccaaaaaatgtaaaaagaaaaaaacaaacttgatttaataaaacagaTGAGTGTGCAAAACATTGAGCAAATACATAGCTGATAATAAAGTAACAATGGGACCATCTGCATGATTCAGTGACTTCATGAttggaaatgttattttaaacaaattgacttttttttttttttttttaattcaatggCAGGATATTGTCTCTAAtcttaacacacatacactcgaAAAGCTTCATCACTTTTCTGGCTGATCAACGGGGAGTTTAGACTGTTTCTGTCTCATGATAAAACAATCAAGATTACAGCCCGCGGTCATAAATTATCAAAAGAACACAATACCAAACTCAGATTTATCAGTACCACAACATTCGTTGATCCATAATGCCTTGTGCCAGCATTACCTTATAAAAACCCTTATAGGAGGAAACTAACCGTACCTTTTTGCAATGTTAAACTACAAAACACCTTTTTCTGCAAATGTGCGCTATAAACCTGGAAGACAGTTTCATGTATCAGACTAATAAGAAAATGAGGGGACAGCAGGTTTTTTATGAAAGAAGAGACTGATGAGAATGTTATTGTAGCCTGGAGACGGAAAGACAGATTCAAATTAATCTGTTTGAGCGACGGCAtgatgcaaacaaaaaaaaacaaaaaaaaaaatgcacaaggAGCACAAGCTGGCTTCATTGTCCGTCTGTCATTCTTTGCTTTGTGCTGGACACACACAAGTATAACAAATCTGACTGGCACAGACCTGAGGGGGTATTTACATCAGGGCTTCTCGACCAATCAGGCCGGCTCTGAGATGTTTGGAAAGCTTTGTTCAGTCGATGCGTTAAAGTAAAAGTGCAGCCATCTCTTAATGTAGTGTTTGTCTCCTCTGTACAGAAACAGTCCTCTCTGCTCCTTTTTGATGCCACTGTCTGACTGCAGAGCCTTCTCAGAGTGCACCTTAAAGAAGCGGGCGGCTCCACCTCCTGATATGCCTGTACAAACTTtaactctcctctctgcagtcagcATTTTTGATAAACGACAGATCAGTCCGCTGCGTCCTCTCCCGGCGCAGTGGGTGGAGCAGGACAAACTCGTGACCTTCCTCAACCAGCAGGGAATGTCCTGCTGTCCGTCCACAGTCCTATACCATGGTGCTGAGGGAGGAGGCGCAGTCTGCGGGCATGGGAGCGGGGGTGTGGCCATCTGTCGGAGTGTCGGGCCCCACCAGGAGGGTGCTGCTATCTATGGAGTCCTCCCTCTCCTGAGAGGACGGCGCCAAGTTTGGCAAGGGAACAGAGGTGTTGGAAATATCGGCCTGGAGCCCGTCTACCATGACGTTCATCTGGCTTGGCACCATGGGAACCCCGCTATGACCTGCAGGTAGCGACAAAGAGAGGGAATAAAGACTCTTTTCTGTTCATAACAAGATAGATGAATGACTAAGGAAAGGCTCTGCACCTACCAAGATCCACGTAGAGGAGGCTGTCTGGGTTGATGGAGGCTTCGTATGGGGGAGGGGGGTCATCGGGGTGCTGGATGTCGGGGTATTTGTAGGCTGCGTATGGTGGAGGAGGCTCTTGAAAATGGAAAGCGCCGCCCTCTCCATCATCAGACAAATGCAGGGGAGTGAGGCCAGTGCCAAAGGCATCCGGGCCATAGTCAAAGCCTGGTACTCGTCTTCCAAGGTTAAAGTGGTGcactgaataaaaaacaaaaaaacaaaaacagagacaggATGATGTGAAATGACTGCTAGACAACACTGGGAACGCACAAAAGCATCAGCCTTCATTTACAGCATAAATTTACTTTGCAAGAAAAAGGAGAGGCTGTTATGTGACTCAGACTTTATGGAAATGGCTAAATGTTTCCATCAATAGCTGCTGAGAGTCTGAACTGTTTAATAAGCAATGACTCAAACTTTGTCTATCACAGAatctgaaaataacaaaataaagtcaATTGTGCTGTAGTTACAATGTTTAACTGACACTAAGTATGACAGGAAGACCTTTTTAAATAACTCAAGTATTATGATTTAGAAGGGTGTGTAAGAGAGGCTTAATGCTTACAGTTTCCACCAATCAGTGTTTCGATGCGTTCTCGCCTCCGCTGACGGAGTCTGTGCACcatgaagagcagcagagagaggatgaggaaggatgAGATGCAGCTGACGATCAGTCTCATCCCACTGGCCATGGAATCAAACAGACTGTTTCCATCTgaataaagaaagagacaaaaattacaaaatggcaatattacttttgtttaaaataataaagttgttcATCTCTTGAACACAGTGTGAAATATCCCAAAGCAACAGCTGACAGAAAGTCTAAACCTGCAGTAAATCACAGACTGTGGAAGTGAGAGGAGCTCCACCTTGTGGAACTGTGAGCACTGATatcactttaaaatgacaatgtGAGGCTCCAGGAATCAAGGTTAAAGGTGTTTAAGCATCCACAACCACAAACTGCTGACAGAATGTTCTTCTGCACAGGAAATTACTTTGATTAGATGAAACACTTGAGAAGAAACACTGCTCTGGTCCTTGGGGTGCCTCAGTACCTGGATCCAGGCAGGTGAACTTGCAGCACTCTTTGGGATCTTTGCGGAAGTGCTGGCATCCCTGCGGCCTCTCACACAGCGCAGCCACGCACATCTCAGGCTCGCCGTCATGACACGTGCAGCTCAGACAGGGGTCGTCCCCCTTAGGAGTGAAGTAGTAGCCCTCATTAACCACGTTGTCTTTTATATCCACACACGTTTGTCCTGTTGGGGAAATATAACATTAGGACAAAAGGTCTAAACATATGACAGGAGCTAAATAAAACTCTGATGAAATGAGCACATACTCCTCTTGCAGAGAAAGGGGAACTTCTTGTAGCAGTTCTCAGCGTGCCAGCTGTGCAGACCTCGTTCATTCATGCTTTTGATCTGAAACCGCTGAAGCTGGGCGCAGAAGACATTGTCCTGTGTGGGTGACGCCTCCCCAAAACTAGTTAGACCCTCAGGTGGGAGAAACACCTGCATCGACCCTGctcaggaaaaaaataacaacacaaatATTTGAAGCATTACAACACTCAAGTTACAGATCAGtagtttccatttttttaaaagagcaaATAAATCTTTAATACCTTTATATGCTACCTCCCAGCGACCCTCCACAGAGTGGTTCTGATTGGTGATCACATACTGGTAGCCCACCCAAAAccttaaagaaaagaaaatagcaATAATGTTTTCATGTACAAAGTAAAATAGTTCATACAACAATCCACAGAAAATACTGAGCACTTTCAACTGCAGCTactggccactagatggcatgcAACAAAGCACAGCATCATCACTGACACCACCTCTGCTGGAACAGGCTGATAACACCTGACTGCAAAGTTTATATCATAAAAAAGGTCACTGGGGGAAACATGGGGTTTGTTAGGAAGAGAATCAGACAGTAAACTTAAAAGGTTTTATCCCCTAGACACTGAGTTTATCTTCTGTGACTGAATTAAAAGCCTGATGGTGATTTCAAGCATGCATTTACAGCCAGTTAAAGGAGTTCACCACACTAATGTATTAATCTATAAATGTCTGTAGAAAAATCACAAACTTCTTATTACACAAGAAGAACATCCAAACAAGAAGTTGCACCATAGGTACCGACAATTTctaacatttttcaaaataaaatacacttaaGTTAAAACTCACTTGCACTGGTCTCTGCGTTCACAGACTTTGTCGTCAAAGTCCACCTCGATCTTCAGTATGAACTGCAGCTCCTCGTTGGTAACGAACGTAGCCAGTGAACCGTTTACTTTCTGACAGGTGTCCACAGCCTGCCAGTAGTTTTCATTCCTCAGGTAAACTTTGTAGCAGCTCGCCGTCTTCTCGTAGTGATGCCACCCGCTGGGGCATTTCTCTGaggatggggggaaaaaaagacacttgAGCATTGTGGTTGATAAAAGCCGGAAACGTAATCAAGATGCAGACTCAACAACCGTATGATCAACTTCAGTTAAGTGCTTACT
This window harbors:
- the dgcr2 gene encoding integral membrane protein DGCR2/IDD isoform X1; protein product: MLPKADSSSFVLFSLLFVLTLTDPPRTEQRCSPGQFACRSGKMQCIPMSWQCDGWTACEDKSDEMDCPPIKEERFRFGNGYDQVEDVIGVAQPVRFNKKCPSGWHHYEKTASCYKVYLRNENYWQAVDTCQKVNGSLATFVTNEELQFILKIEVDFDDKVCERRDQCKFWVGYQYVITNQNHSVEGRWEVAYKGSMQVFLPPEGLTSFGEASPTQDNVFCAQLQRFQIKSMNERGLHSWHAENCYKKFPFLCKRRQTCVDIKDNVVNEGYYFTPKGDDPCLSCTCHDGEPEMCVAALCERPQGCQHFRKDPKECCKFTCLDPGTEAPQGPEQCFFSSVSSNQNGNSLFDSMASGMRLIVSCISSFLILSLLLFMVHRLRQRRRERIETLIGGNLHHFNLGRRVPGFDYGPDAFGTGLTPLHLSDDGEGGAFHFQEPPPPYAAYKYPDIQHPDDPPPPYEASINPDSLLYVDLGHSGVPMVPSQMNVMVDGLQADISNTSVPLPNLAPSSQEREDSIDSSTLLVGPDTPTDGHTPAPMPADCASSLSTMV
- the dgcr2 gene encoding integral membrane protein DGCR2/IDD isoform X2 yields the protein MLPKADSSSFVLFSLLFVLTLTDPPRTEQRCSPGQFACRSGKMQCIPMSWQCDGWTACEDKSDEMDCPPIKEERFRFGNGYDQVEDVIGVAQPVRFNKKCPSGWHHYEKTASCYKVYLRNENYWQAVDTCQKVNGSLATFVTNEELQFILKIEVDFDDKVCERRDQCKFWVGYQYVITNQNHSVEGRWEVAYKGSMQVFLPPEGLTSFGEASPTQDNVFCAQLQRFQIKSMNERGLHSWHAENCYKKFPFLCKRRQTCVDIKDNVVNEGYYFTPKGDDPCLSCTCHDGEPEMCVAALCERPQGCQHFRKDPKECCKFTCLDPDGNSLFDSMASGMRLIVSCISSFLILSLLLFMVHRLRQRRRERIETLIGGNLHHFNLGRRVPGFDYGPDAFGTGLTPLHLSDDGEGGAFHFQEPPPPYAAYKYPDIQHPDDPPPPYEASINPDSLLYVDLGHSGVPMVPSQMNVMVDGLQADISNTSVPLPNLAPSSQEREDSIDSSTLLVGPDTPTDGHTPAPMPADCASSLSTMV
- the dgcr2 gene encoding integral membrane protein DGCR2/IDD isoform X3 — encoded protein: MLPKADSSSFVLFSLLFVLTLTDPPRTGPRLALARLLSEQRCSPGQFACRSGKMQCIPMSWQCDGWTACEDKSDEMDCPPIKEERFRFGNGYDQVEDVIGVAQPVRFNKKCPSGWHHYEKTASCYKVYLRNENYWQAVDTCQKVNGSLATFVTNEELQFILKIEVDFDDKVCERRDQCKFWVGYQYVITNQNHSVEGRWEVAYKGSMQVFLPPEGLTSFGEASPTQDNVFCAQLQRFQIKSMNERGLHSWHAENCYKKFPFLCKRRQTCVDIKDNVVNEGYYFTPKGDDPCLSCTCHDGEPEMCVAALCERPQGCQHFRKDPKECCKFTCLDPDGNSLFDSMASGMRLIVSCISSFLILSLLLFMVHRLRQRRRERIETLIGGNLHHFNLGRRVPGFDYGPDAFGTGLTPLHLSDDGEGGAFHFQEPPPPYAAYKYPDIQHPDDPPPPYEASINPDSLLYVDLGHSGVPMVPSQMNVMVDGLQADISNTSVPLPNLAPSSQEREDSIDSSTLLVGPDTPTDGHTPAPMPADCASSLSTMV